The following are encoded together in the Chlorocebus sabaeus isolate Y175 chromosome 12, mChlSab1.0.hap1, whole genome shotgun sequence genome:
- the ZER1 gene encoding protein zer-1 homolog isoform X1 produces the protein MASDTPESLMALCTDFCLRNLDGTLGYLLDKETLRLHPDIFLPSEICDRLVNEYVELVNAACNFEPHESFFSLFSDPRSTRLTRIHLREDLVQDQDLEAIRKQDLVELYLTNCEKLSAKSLQTLRSFSHTLVSLSLFGCTNIFYEEENPGGCEDEYLVNPTCQVLVKDFTFEGFSRLRFLNLGRMIDWVPVESLLRPLNSLAALDLSGIQTSDAAFLTQWKDSLVSLVLYNMDLSDDHIRVIVQLHKLRHLDISRDRLSSYYKFKLTREVLSLFVQKLGNLMSLDISGHMILENCSISKMEEEAGQTSTEPSKSSIIPFRALKRPLQFLGLFENSLCRLTHIPAYKVSGDKNEEQVLNAIEAYTEHRPEITSRAINLLFDIARIERCNQLLRALKLVITALKCHKYDRNIQVTGSAALFYLTNSEYRSEQSVKLRRQVIQVVLNGMESYQEVTVQRNCCLTLCNFSIPEELEFQYRRVNELLLSILNPTRQDESIQRIAVHLCNALVCQVDNDHKEAVGKMGFVVTMLKLIQKKLLDKICDQVMEFSWSALWNITDETPDNCEMFLNFNGMKLFLDCLKEFPEKQELHRNMLGLLGNVAEVKELRPQLMTSQFISVFSNLLESKADGIEVSYNACGVLSHIMFDGPEAWGVCEPQREEVEERMWAAIQSWDINSRRNINYRSFEPILRLLPQGISPVSQHWATWALYNLVSVYPDKYCPLLIKEGGLPLLRDIIKMATARQETKEMARKVIEHCSNFKEENMDTSR, from the exons ATGGCGTCTGACACTCCCGAGTCGCTGATGGCCCTCTGTACTGACTTCTGCTTGCGCAACCTGGATGGCACCCTGGGCTACCTGCTGGACAAGGAGACCCTGCGGCTACATCCGGACATCTTCTTGCCCAGCGAGATCTGTGACCGGCTCGTCAATGA GTATGTGGAGCTGGTGAACGCTGCCTGTAACTTCGAGCCACACGAGAGCTTCTTCAGCCTCTTCTCAGACCCCCGCAGCACCCGCCTCACGCGTATCCACCTCCGCGAGGACCTGGTACAGGACCAGGACCTGGAGGCCATCCGCAAGCAG GACCTGGTGGAGCTGTACCTGACCAACTGCGAGAAGCTGTCTGCCAAGAGCCTGCAGACACTGAGGAGCTTCAGCCACACCCTGGTGTCCTTGAGCCTCTTCGGCTGTACAAACATTTTCTATGAGGAGGAGAACCCAGGGGGCTGTGAAGATGAGTACCTCGTCAACCCCACCTGCCAGGTGCTGGTTAAGGATTTCACCTTTGAGGGCTTCAGCCGCCTCCGCTTCCTCAACTTGGGCCGCATGATTGATTGGGTCCCTGTGGAGTCCCTGCTGCGGCCACTCAACTCCCTGGCAGCCTTGGACCTCTCAGGCATTCAGACGAGCGATGCCGCCTTCCTCACACAGTGGAAAGACAGCCTGGTGTCCCTCGTACTCTACAACATGGACCTGTCTGACGACCACATCCGGGTCATCGTGCAGCTGCACAAGCTGCG ACACCTGGACATCTCCCGAGACCGCCTCTCCAGCTACTACAAGTTCAAGCTGACTCGGGAGGTGCTGAGCCTCTTTGTGCAGAAGCTGGGGAACCTAATGTCCCTGGACATCTCTGGCCACATGATCCTAGAGAACTGCAGCATCTCCAAGATGGAAGAGGAAGCGGGGCAGACCAG CACTGAGCCTTCCAAAAGCAGCATCATACCTTTCCGGGCTCTGAAGAGGCCGCTGCAGTTCCTCGGGCTCTTCGAGAACTCCCTGTGCCGCCTCACGCACATTCCGGCCTACAAA GTAAGTGGTGATAAAAACGAAGAGCAGGTGCTGAATGCCATCGAGGCCTACACGGAGCACCGGCCTGAGATCACCTCACGGGCTATCAACCTGCTTTTTGACATTGCCCGCATCGAGCGCTGCAACCAGCTGCTGCGGGCCCTGAAG CTGGTCATCACGGCCCTCAAGTGCCACAAATATGACAGAAACATTCAAGTAACAGGCAGTGCCGCCCTCTTCTACCTAACAAATTCCGAGTACCGCTCAGAGCAGAGTGTGAAGCTGCGCCGGCAGGTCATCCAGGTGGTGCTGAATGGCATGGAATCCTACCAGGAGGTGACG GTGCAGCGGAATTGCTGCCTGACGCTCTGCAACTTCAGCATCCCCGAGGAGCTGGAATTCCAGTACCGCCGGGTCAACGAGCTCCTGCTCAGCATCCTCAACCCCACGCGGCAGGACGAGTCCATCCAGCGGATCGCCGTGCACCTGTGCAACGCCCTGGTCTGCCAGGTGGACAATGACCACAAGGAGGCTGTGGGCAAGATGGGCTTTGTCGTG ACTATGCTGAAGCTGATTCAGAAGAAGCTGCTGGACAAGATA TGTGACCAGGTCATGGAGTTCTCCTGGAGCGCCCTGTGGAACATCACAGATGAAACTCCTGACAACTGCGAGATGTTCCTCAATTTCAACGGCATGAAGCTCTTCCTGGACTGCCTGAAG GAATTCCCAGAGAAGCAGGAACTGCATAGGAATATGCTAGGACTCTTGgggaatgtggcagaagtgaagGAGCTGCGGCCTCAACTAATGACTTCCCAGTTCATCAGCGTCTTCAG CAACCTGTTGGAGAGCAAGGCCGATGGGATCGAGGTTTCCTACAATGCCTGCGGCGTCCTCTCCCACATCATGTTTGATGGACCCGAGGCCTGGGGCGTCTGTGAGCCCCAGCGCGAGGAGGTGGAGGAACGCATGTGGGCCGCCATCCAGAGCTGGGACATCAATTCTCGGAGAAACATCAATTACAG GTCATTTGAACCAATTCTCCGCCTCCTTCCCCAGGGAATCTCTCCTGTCAGCCAGCACTGGGCAACCTGGGCCCTGTATAACCTCGTGTCTGTCTACC CGGACAAGTACTGCCCTCTGCTGATCAAAGAAGGGGGGTTGCCCCTTCTGAGGGACATAATTAAGATGGCGACTGCACGGCAGGAGACCAAGGAAATGGCCCG CAAGGTGATTGAGCACTGCAGTAACTTTAAAGAGGAAAACATGGACACATCCAGATAG
- the ZER1 gene encoding protein zer-1 homolog isoform X2, with product MASDTPESLMALCTDFCLRNLDGTLGYLLDKETLRLHPDIFLPSEICDRLVNEYVELVNAACNFEPHESFFSLFSDPRSTRLTRIHLREDLVQDQDLEAIRKQDLVELYLTNCEKLSAKSLQTLRSFSHTLVSLSLFGCTNIFYEEENPGGCEDEYLVNPTCQVLVKDFTFEGFSRLRFLNLGRMIDWVPVESLLRPLNSLAALDLSGIQTSDAAFLTQWKDSLVSLVLYNMDLSDDHIRVIVQLHKLRHLDISRDRLSSYYKFKLTREVLSLFVQKLGNLMSLDISGHMILENCSISKMEEEAGQTSTEPSKSSIIPFRALKRPLQFLGLFENSLCRLTHIPAYKVSGDKNEEQVLNAIEAYTEHRPEITSRAINLLFDIARIERCNQLLRALKLVITALKCHKYDRNIQVTGSAALFYLTNSEYRSEQSVKLRRQVIQVVLNGMESYQEVQRNCCLTLCNFSIPEELEFQYRRVNELLLSILNPTRQDESIQRIAVHLCNALVCQVDNDHKEAVGKMGFVVTMLKLIQKKLLDKICDQVMEFSWSALWNITDETPDNCEMFLNFNGMKLFLDCLKEFPEKQELHRNMLGLLGNVAEVKELRPQLMTSQFISVFSNLLESKADGIEVSYNACGVLSHIMFDGPEAWGVCEPQREEVEERMWAAIQSWDINSRRNINYRSFEPILRLLPQGISPVSQHWATWALYNLVSVYPDKYCPLLIKEGGLPLLRDIIKMATARQETKEMARKVIEHCSNFKEENMDTSR from the exons ATGGCGTCTGACACTCCCGAGTCGCTGATGGCCCTCTGTACTGACTTCTGCTTGCGCAACCTGGATGGCACCCTGGGCTACCTGCTGGACAAGGAGACCCTGCGGCTACATCCGGACATCTTCTTGCCCAGCGAGATCTGTGACCGGCTCGTCAATGA GTATGTGGAGCTGGTGAACGCTGCCTGTAACTTCGAGCCACACGAGAGCTTCTTCAGCCTCTTCTCAGACCCCCGCAGCACCCGCCTCACGCGTATCCACCTCCGCGAGGACCTGGTACAGGACCAGGACCTGGAGGCCATCCGCAAGCAG GACCTGGTGGAGCTGTACCTGACCAACTGCGAGAAGCTGTCTGCCAAGAGCCTGCAGACACTGAGGAGCTTCAGCCACACCCTGGTGTCCTTGAGCCTCTTCGGCTGTACAAACATTTTCTATGAGGAGGAGAACCCAGGGGGCTGTGAAGATGAGTACCTCGTCAACCCCACCTGCCAGGTGCTGGTTAAGGATTTCACCTTTGAGGGCTTCAGCCGCCTCCGCTTCCTCAACTTGGGCCGCATGATTGATTGGGTCCCTGTGGAGTCCCTGCTGCGGCCACTCAACTCCCTGGCAGCCTTGGACCTCTCAGGCATTCAGACGAGCGATGCCGCCTTCCTCACACAGTGGAAAGACAGCCTGGTGTCCCTCGTACTCTACAACATGGACCTGTCTGACGACCACATCCGGGTCATCGTGCAGCTGCACAAGCTGCG ACACCTGGACATCTCCCGAGACCGCCTCTCCAGCTACTACAAGTTCAAGCTGACTCGGGAGGTGCTGAGCCTCTTTGTGCAGAAGCTGGGGAACCTAATGTCCCTGGACATCTCTGGCCACATGATCCTAGAGAACTGCAGCATCTCCAAGATGGAAGAGGAAGCGGGGCAGACCAG CACTGAGCCTTCCAAAAGCAGCATCATACCTTTCCGGGCTCTGAAGAGGCCGCTGCAGTTCCTCGGGCTCTTCGAGAACTCCCTGTGCCGCCTCACGCACATTCCGGCCTACAAA GTAAGTGGTGATAAAAACGAAGAGCAGGTGCTGAATGCCATCGAGGCCTACACGGAGCACCGGCCTGAGATCACCTCACGGGCTATCAACCTGCTTTTTGACATTGCCCGCATCGAGCGCTGCAACCAGCTGCTGCGGGCCCTGAAG CTGGTCATCACGGCCCTCAAGTGCCACAAATATGACAGAAACATTCAAGTAACAGGCAGTGCCGCCCTCTTCTACCTAACAAATTCCGAGTACCGCTCAGAGCAGAGTGTGAAGCTGCGCCGGCAGGTCATCCAGGTGGTGCTGAATGGCATGGAATCCTACCAGGAG GTGCAGCGGAATTGCTGCCTGACGCTCTGCAACTTCAGCATCCCCGAGGAGCTGGAATTCCAGTACCGCCGGGTCAACGAGCTCCTGCTCAGCATCCTCAACCCCACGCGGCAGGACGAGTCCATCCAGCGGATCGCCGTGCACCTGTGCAACGCCCTGGTCTGCCAGGTGGACAATGACCACAAGGAGGCTGTGGGCAAGATGGGCTTTGTCGTG ACTATGCTGAAGCTGATTCAGAAGAAGCTGCTGGACAAGATA TGTGACCAGGTCATGGAGTTCTCCTGGAGCGCCCTGTGGAACATCACAGATGAAACTCCTGACAACTGCGAGATGTTCCTCAATTTCAACGGCATGAAGCTCTTCCTGGACTGCCTGAAG GAATTCCCAGAGAAGCAGGAACTGCATAGGAATATGCTAGGACTCTTGgggaatgtggcagaagtgaagGAGCTGCGGCCTCAACTAATGACTTCCCAGTTCATCAGCGTCTTCAG CAACCTGTTGGAGAGCAAGGCCGATGGGATCGAGGTTTCCTACAATGCCTGCGGCGTCCTCTCCCACATCATGTTTGATGGACCCGAGGCCTGGGGCGTCTGTGAGCCCCAGCGCGAGGAGGTGGAGGAACGCATGTGGGCCGCCATCCAGAGCTGGGACATCAATTCTCGGAGAAACATCAATTACAG GTCATTTGAACCAATTCTCCGCCTCCTTCCCCAGGGAATCTCTCCTGTCAGCCAGCACTGGGCAACCTGGGCCCTGTATAACCTCGTGTCTGTCTACC CGGACAAGTACTGCCCTCTGCTGATCAAAGAAGGGGGGTTGCCCCTTCTGAGGGACATAATTAAGATGGCGACTGCACGGCAGGAGACCAAGGAAATGGCCCG CAAGGTGATTGAGCACTGCAGTAACTTTAAAGAGGAAAACATGGACACATCCAGATAG